The following proteins are co-located in the Manihot esculenta cultivar AM560-2 chromosome 9, M.esculenta_v8, whole genome shotgun sequence genome:
- the LOC110622514 gene encoding VQ motif-containing protein 25, giving the protein MENIIMKKQASSLAPSPLAMHKDSQTISKVKPKIRIIHIFAPEIIKTDVANFRELVQRLTGKPADKACKKKPRIPKRTQAPPTAAAMKMEIRSGFARDKVKEEDHEEEMWNGANSGGFLAGFADLDGFIQELGEFPMLPMEANYQMHSFGESQLV; this is encoded by the coding sequence ATGGAGAATATCATCATGAAGAAACAAGCTTCTTCTCTAGCTCCATCACCACTAGCCATGCATAAAGATTCACAAACAATATCAAAAGTGAAGCCAAAGATTCGCATAATTCACATATTTGCTCCAGAAATCATCAAGACGGATGTTGCAAATTTTAGAGAATTGGTGCAAAGACTCACAGGGAAACCAGCTGACAAGGCCTGCAAGAAGAAACCAAGAATTCCCAAAAGAACACAAGCGCCGCCAACAGCAGCCGCCATGAAAATGGAGATCAGAAGTGGGTTTGCGAGAGACAAGGTTAAAGAAGAAGATCATGAAGAAGAAATGTGGAATGGTGCAAATTCAGGTGGTTTCTTAGCTGGGTTTGCAGATTTGGATGGTTTTATTCAAGAACTCGGTGAATTCCCAATGCTGCCTATGGAGGCTAATTATCAAATGCATAGCTTTGGAGAGAGTCAACTTGTCTAA